One part of the Lycium ferocissimum isolate CSIRO_LF1 chromosome 8, AGI_CSIRO_Lferr_CH_V1, whole genome shotgun sequence genome encodes these proteins:
- the LOC132066140 gene encoding glycine-rich protein DOT1-like, which yields MPGGKGGGGGGGKGGGGGEGKGGGGKGGGGGSAGAKGGGGGSAKGSGGGGDTMKAPGGGGTYISREGFESNPQGYFSSLHSGEKGK from the coding sequence ATGCCAGGTGGTAAAGGAGGAGGTGGTGGCGGCGGTAAGGGCGGAGGAGGTGGCGAGGGAAAGGGAGGTGGAGGCAAAGGTGGAGGTGGAGGAAGTGCCGGAGCTAAAGGTGGCGGCGGTGGCTCTGCCAAGGGGAGTGGTGGTGGCGGCGACACGATGAAGGCTCCAGGTGGTGGAGGGACATATATTTCAAGGGAAGGCTTTGAGAGCAATCCCCAGGGTTATTTCTCTAGTCTCCACTCTGGAGAAAAGGGAAAATGA